One Candidatus Woesearchaeota archaeon genomic window, CTGCATAAGTTGAACTTAATTCAGGAATTTTATTTGTTTGAATATATTGAATAAGTTCTTTTAATCCTAATAAATGTAAATTAGTTATTTTATTTTCATCTAAATATTTAGAGATTATGGCGGCTCTATAAAAATTTGAATATTTAATTACACCACTATTAGCTATATCTTGAATTTCAGATTTACTAAAAGCAGCAGGAGTTCCTTCAAAATCTTTATTTATGGTACTAACAATATTTCTTCCTAAATTATCTCCTTTATATAACATATCTGGATAGGTAAAACTGGCTATTTGGGGCTCATTTTCAAGATTTATCTCTTTTATTGGGTTTCCCGTTAGTATAAATGAATCCATAGAATTAGAAATTAATTAAAGCTTTTAAAACTAATCTAAATTATAATGATCTTACCTTTCTTACCTACATTAATAACACGCGTAAAACCTATTTTCTCTTCTATACCTTCTGCCTCATGGACATGTGAACAAAGCAAAATATCGGGCTTGAGAGTTTTAATTGCTTTTTCTACGCCAGTACTTCCTGGAAGATGAACTATGCCGGCAGTTTTAGAAAATTTATCTATTTTACTTCCCGCAGGATGAACATGTGTGACCATAATTTTTGTTTTTGAACCCTTAAGAGATTTATCTCCTTTTTTAAGAATATTAAAAATTTCCAATTCATTTAATCTGGTTAAGCCTAAATTTGCAAATCCACATCCAAATAATCCAAGGTTCTTTAATTTAAATGAATATCCATGCAAATTAGTTGCACCATACATCTCTGCAAAAAAATCTGCTGTTGCTAATCCTTCATGATTTCCGGGAATAAGTAAAACTTTTTGTTTCTTTTTTACAAAAGGTCCAATTAAATTATCTGTACTTTTATCAAAATCAGTTATATCTCCGCAAAGAACTACCAAGTCAACTTTCTCTTTTTCTGCTTTTTCTGCGAGTTTTTTTGCTAAAGAAGTATCGCCATGTATATCTCCGGCGGCTAATATTTTTGTCATATTTTCTTTTTTCCATTCATGTAAGGAACTAAAACATTTGGAATTATGATTGTTCTATCAGGATTTTGATAGTTTTCTAGAATGGCAACTATTGCTCTTGACGTTGCAACCATTGTATTGTTTAATAGATGAACAAAATTTTTTTCTCCATTAATATCATATTTTATATTTAATTTTCTTGATTGATAATCTGTACAATTACCTGCAGAAGTTATTTCTCTATAGGCTTCTTGTCTTGGGAACCATGCTTCTATGTCCCATTGTCTTGCGAATTTATCTCCTAAGTCTCCGGAGCAGAGTTCTATTACTTTAAAGGGTATTCCTAGGCTAGTAAAAAATTCTTCTGTTATAGCTTCCATTTCATGATGTATCTTTTCTGAATCTTTAGGTAAACAACAAACAACTTGTTCAACCTTGTAAAATTGATGCATTCTAAACAAACCTTTCATATCTACACCATGTCCACCAATTTCTTTTCTGAAACAAGGTGTGAGAGTACATAGTTTTATTGGAAGTTTGGTTAGAGTTCTTCCTTGAAGATAATTGACTAACGAATGTTCTCCTGTTGCAATTAAATATAAATCTTCATTCTCAACTTTGTAAATGACATCTTCAAAGTCATTGAGATTAACTGCACCGGCAATAGATTTTCGATTTAACATTAATGGAGTTACTAAAAAAGTAAAACCTTTTTTTGTTAAAAAATCAATAGCGTATCTTTGAATTGCTATGTCTAATAATGCTAAATCTCCAATTAAAAAATTAAAACGTTTTCCTGCAACTAGGGTTCCTTGTTCAAAGTCTGCTAGATTTCTTTTTTCTACTAAATCCACATGATTTAATAATTCAAATTTGGGTTTTATTATTTTTCCAATTTTTTTTATTTCTTTATTTTCAGAAGCATCTTTCCCAATTGGAACATTTTTATCTAAAATATTTGGAAGTTGTGTAAGAATAGATTGCATTTCTTCATAAATTTTTGATTGTTTTTCTTCTAAAGATTTTATTTTATCAGGAATTTCTTGCACTTCTCTAATTAAATTTTTAATAGATTCATTTTTTTTCTTTAATTCGTTTATTTCTTCAGAAAGTTGATTTCTCTTACATCTTAGTTCTTCTGAGTCTTTTTTTAGTTTTAACCAAGAATCGTGGTTTTTTATTACTTTGTCTATTAAAGAGATTTTATCCTCTTTAAAACGTTTTTTAAGATTAAGTTTTACTATTTCCGGATGTTCTTTTATGAACTTTATATCAAGCATAAGTTAAAGTTAGTTGTTCTTTTTTTAAACATTTTGTTTTAGTTTATTAACTAATTTAAATGGATTATAGAGGTTTATAAATATATCTTGTAAAATATACAAATATTTATATATTACAACTTTATCAAAATTTCTATGGTCAAGAAGGGGGATGTATTTGAAGTATTTTTCAGGAAAAAACCTGCAATGCTATTACTTAGTTTGAAGAGAGAAGCTAAGAGCAGGTATGGTTCTGTTCTTGCAAAAGAGGTTGACTGTACTTATTCTCATACTGTAAAAATATTACAAGAAATGGAAAAAGCAAAATTAGTTGTTTTTCAGAAGCAAGGAAGAATAAAAACAATTGCGCTTACTGAAAAAGGAATGAAAATCGCTGAATCTATTCAAAAAATAAAAGATCTTCTTTAGAATTCTAATAAATAATTTATTTGGATAGTGTGTAAAATGATTTGTTTTGGGTGTTAAAAAATAAAAAAAGAAAAAGAAAAATTGTGAAGAGATTTTATCTCTTCTTCTTAGCTTTCTTTTTTGCTTTCTTTTTTGCCATTATAAATTCACCTCTTTTTTTTATTCAATAATGTTAATAATACTATTTTAATTAATTATAGGCGCCTTTATTTAAAAACATTTCTATTTTTTAGGCGTATTTCGACGAAATTTTGATGATTAACGAGTAGTTGAGAAAAAAATTTAGATTTTTGAAAAAAATTTTTAAAAAATGAAAAGTATATCAATATTTTATTAATGATTAAAATATTTAGTTATATTTGGGATTAAATTATTTAATCAAAAATTATAAGTTTTATTATATTAATATTTTGATTATTGATTAAATCTTTTGATTTATTTAAGATAAAATATTTTAAGCACAGATTATAATATTTAAGTTTATAAGAGATTAAAATATTTAAGCTAAGATGAGAGATTATAATTACTAAAAGATTAAAATATTTAAGCTTTGATTAAAGATATTCTGAGTATAATTAAACAATATCTAAAGGCGATTTAACACGTTTTAGCTGGGTTCTTGTTACAGTAGTATAAAACTGAGTTGTTTGTAAATTTGAGTGTGCAAGTAATTCTTGTATTAATCTTATATCTGTTCCAGACTCTAAAAGGTGCGTTGCGAAAGCATGTCTAAGTAAATGACAATGCATATGTTTCTTTAATCCAGATTTTTGAGCGGTTTTTGTAACTATTAATTGTACAGCTCTTGCAGTCAACGGTTGATGCGGATTTCTTCCCGGAAATAAAAATATACTATTGTTAATTTTTATTAATTCAATGTAAGATTTTAAATCGGGGATTAAAATATCTGATAAAATAAAGAATCTGTCTTTTTTACCTTTACCTTTTTTTAATAATCCAGTTTTTTCTTCTATGTTAAGATCATTTAATTTTAAATTAACACATTCAGAAACCCTCAATCCTGAAGAGTAAAGTAAACTAATTATAACTTTGTCCTTAAGAGATTCTGAAGAATCAATTAAATGTTTAATTTCGTCTTTTGTTGGAATATCAGGAATACTTCTATATTTTCTAGGATTTTTAATGTCTGTAAAAATAGGTTTTTTTAGTATTGCTTCATAAAAGAACTTTAAAGAGGATATAGCCAAAGACATTGTAGAAGTATCATAATTTTTATCTGAGATTAAATGTGATAAAAATAATTTAATATCATCGGTAGTTATTGATTCTGGGTCTTTTTGAATAAATTCTAAGAATTTAGTATTATAAAAAACATAAGAACTAACAGTTCTGAGGCTTTTACCTTGTATCTTAAGTTCTACTTCTATCTTTTTTAACACCTCTTCCTTTTGCATTTTAGTTAAATTTTAATTGTAATCTTTAATATCTTTAAGCATTCTTTCAACAGTCCTATAGCCTACACTTTTTACTGCTTGAGCAAGTATAGTTTGTAATCTGTGATCAAATGAACTTCCTGAATCAATCCATAACCCTTCATGTTGAATTTCTTTTAATCTTCCTTCTAATAAATAAGATTTACTTAGATCTGTAACTTCATACTCCTTTCTAGCTGAAGGTTTAAGTGAGGCAAGTTTACTGCTTAAATCTCTTGCAGGGAAAATGTAAATACCTGT contains:
- a CDS encoding metallophosphoesterase — encoded protein: MTKILAAGDIHGDTSLAKKLAEKAEKEKVDLVVLCGDITDFDKSTDNLIGPFVKKKQKVLLIPGNHEGLATADFFAEMYGATNLHGYSFKLKNLGLFGCGFANLGLTRLNELEIFNILKKGDKSLKGSKTKIMVTHVHPAGSKIDKFSKTAGIVHLPGSTGVEKAIKTLKPDILLCSHVHEAEGIEEKIGFTRVINVGKKGKIIII
- the serS gene encoding serine--tRNA ligase, coding for MLDIKFIKEHPEIVKLNLKKRFKEDKISLIDKVIKNHDSWLKLKKDSEELRCKRNQLSEEINELKKKNESIKNLIREVQEIPDKIKSLEEKQSKIYEEMQSILTQLPNILDKNVPIGKDASENKEIKKIGKIIKPKFELLNHVDLVEKRNLADFEQGTLVAGKRFNFLIGDLALLDIAIQRYAIDFLTKKGFTFLVTPLMLNRKSIAGAVNLNDFEDVIYKVENEDLYLIATGEHSLVNYLQGRTLTKLPIKLCTLTPCFRKEIGGHGVDMKGLFRMHQFYKVEQVVCCLPKDSEKIHHEMEAITEEFFTSLGIPFKVIELCSGDLGDKFARQWDIEAWFPRQEAYREITSAGNCTDYQSRKLNIKYDINGEKNFVHLLNNTMVATSRAIVAILENYQNPDRTIIIPNVLVPYMNGKKKI
- a CDS encoding winged helix DNA-binding protein, whose translation is MVKKGDVFEVFFRKKPAMLLLSLKREAKSRYGSVLAKEVDCTYSHTVKILQEMEKAKLVVFQKQGRIKTIALTEKGMKIAESIQKIKDLL
- a CDS encoding tyrosine-type recombinase/integrase → MQKEEVLKKIEVELKIQGKSLRTVSSYVFYNTKFLEFIQKDPESITTDDIKLFLSHLISDKNYDTSTMSLAISSLKFFYEAILKKPIFTDIKNPRKYRSIPDIPTKDEIKHLIDSSESLKDKVIISLLYSSGLRVSECVNLKLNDLNIEEKTGLLKKGKGKKDRFFILSDILIPDLKSYIELIKINNSIFLFPGRNPHQPLTARAVQLIVTKTAQKSGLKKHMHCHLLRHAFATHLLESGTDIRLIQELLAHSNLQTTQFYTTVTRTQLKRVKSPLDIV